Proteins encoded by one window of Desulfovibrio ferrophilus:
- a CDS encoding putative bifunctional diguanylate cyclase/phosphodiesterase: protein MLHRLRFSSQSRPLFSTFVMAALFWEEAGSTSHAASGFSFDFSWSSLAIIIFFCTCIVLVGLARSKTQRRVQDIYEHAVEGIFQTTLEGRFISANRAMATILGYDSPGELVREITDIGHQLYAHPHDREKLLRLLREDGSVQGLEAAQLRKDGLLVWVQINARIVNDRSGHPLRIEGFVTDITQRKLTEAQLRKQRLYDPLTELANRDLLTDRISRAIERTRRREDYYFSVLFVDIDRLKVLNDSYGHAFGDAVLKTSAQRLRNCVRELDTVARFGSDEFVVLLEEIDTPREAARILKRIHTEMRASMTVDDQAVQITVSSGVVLNTAPYTNAEDLLRNADIAMHRAKDQGPDRFKVFTPRLHEEAVWMMSLETDMDRALAEGEFYVVFQPIVGLEADTLMGFEALARWRHPERGEILPSEFIPVAEETGRIDALGLWVLSESCSNMADWRAAHPEARPLILSVNISSRQFAKKDIVNDIRLVLEKTNFPADRLRLELTETAIMQDARTAVRRMKALRALGVTIAVDDFGTGYSSMSYLQQLPLDNLKIDLGFVQKLEQHPENREIVRAIISLAGGLGLNVVAEGVESAIQKQVLSELGCQMYQGYLFARPMKPEQAKALIMGNRETTDDD from the coding sequence ATGCTGCACCGTCTTCGATTTTCGTCTCAATCTCGCCCTCTCTTCTCTACCTTTGTCATGGCAGCACTGTTCTGGGAAGAAGCAGGTTCAACCAGCCACGCCGCTTCAGGCTTCTCTTTTGATTTTTCATGGAGTTCTCTGGCGATTATCATTTTCTTCTGCACTTGCATTGTACTTGTCGGGCTTGCTCGAAGCAAGACGCAACGCCGGGTGCAGGATATCTATGAGCATGCCGTTGAGGGCATCTTCCAGACCACGCTGGAGGGACGCTTCATCAGTGCCAATCGGGCCATGGCAACCATTCTGGGGTATGACTCTCCCGGCGAACTCGTCCGTGAAATTACAGACATCGGGCATCAGCTCTATGCACATCCTCATGATCGGGAGAAGCTTCTGCGTCTGTTACGTGAGGACGGGAGTGTTCAGGGGCTTGAGGCTGCTCAGCTTCGCAAGGACGGGCTTCTGGTCTGGGTCCAGATCAATGCCCGGATCGTAAATGATAGAAGTGGACATCCTTTGCGCATTGAGGGGTTTGTCACGGATATAACCCAACGAAAGCTTACCGAGGCCCAGCTGCGCAAACAGCGCCTCTATGATCCTTTGACGGAACTGGCCAATCGTGACCTGCTGACTGATCGTATCAGTCGTGCCATTGAACGGACCCGGCGCCGTGAAGATTATTATTTCTCGGTTCTTTTTGTGGATATCGATCGCTTGAAGGTGCTGAATGACAGTTATGGTCATGCCTTTGGTGACGCTGTTCTCAAAACCTCTGCTCAGCGACTGAGGAACTGTGTTCGGGAATTGGACACCGTGGCTCGATTTGGAAGTGACGAATTCGTCGTGCTGCTTGAGGAGATTGATACGCCCCGCGAGGCTGCGCGCATCCTGAAACGAATCCATACCGAGATGCGTGCCAGCATGACTGTGGATGATCAGGCTGTCCAGATCACGGTTTCGTCTGGTGTAGTCCTGAACACCGCTCCCTACACGAATGCTGAAGACTTGCTGCGCAATGCGGATATTGCCATGCATCGCGCCAAGGATCAGGGGCCTGACCGTTTCAAGGTATTTACCCCCAGGCTCCATGAAGAAGCCGTATGGATGATGTCACTGGAAACCGACATGGACCGTGCTCTGGCGGAGGGTGAGTTCTATGTGGTCTTTCAGCCGATTGTCGGCCTTGAGGCAGATACCCTGATGGGTTTTGAGGCCTTGGCACGTTGGCGTCATCCCGAGCGAGGGGAAATTCTGCCTTCGGAGTTCATCCCTGTTGCTGAGGAAACAGGCCGAATCGATGCTTTGGGGCTTTGGGTTTTGTCAGAATCCTGTTCGAATATGGCAGATTGGAGGGCAGCTCATCCCGAAGCTCGACCACTCATTTTGTCGGTCAATATTTCCAGCAGACAGTTTGCCAAGAAAGATATCGTCAATGATATCAGATTGGTTCTGGAGAAAACTAATTTCCCGGCGGATCGTTTGCGGTTGGAGTTGACCGAAACAGCCATCATGCAGGATGCCCGGACAGCAGTACGCCGAATGAAGGCGTTGCGCGCCTTGGGAGTCACCATCGCCGTTGATGACTTCGGGACTGGTTATTCATCCATGAGCTATCTGCAACAACTCCCTCTGGACAACCTAAAGATTGACCTGGGGTTTGTACAAAAACTGGAGCAGCACCCCGAGAACAGGGAGATTGTTCGTGCAATTATCAGTCTTGCCGGAGGCTTGGGGCTCAACGTTGTCGCCGAAGGAGTTGAAAGCGCTATTCAGAAACAAGTCCTTTCTGAACTCGGTTGCCAGATGTATCAAGGCTATCTATTTGCCCGGCCCATGAAGCCGGAGCAGGCGAAGGCTTTGATTATGGGCAATCGCGAGACTACCGATGACGATTAA
- a CDS encoding polysaccharide deacetylase family protein: MNWGKLLGKTSVPVLCYHNLGGNGVPRESFVSQMRWLKDNGVCTLNQSELRRFLEGETLTSPSVMITFDDGFRDLYTFARPILKDLGLTATVFIINDRMRPNSEIGFDREILAHQAHLDFLLTQNRSAWLSLQELKELLEEGVFELGSHSFSHRMKPTCAPELVELPTHWAYALQSGQDGPYSELKPELAHPLWLANEQRQETTQEMISRVQNNLEESRRELEAQCERPVTAFAWPWGETHPAAEQAVEKAGLDLRFTLKRGAVDHKTPPGSIPRLEVRRHKGLGWFASRVALYSRPWTATLYSGARI; encoded by the coding sequence ATGAACTGGGGTAAGTTACTTGGAAAAACGTCTGTCCCCGTGTTGTGCTACCACAACCTGGGAGGCAATGGCGTCCCCCGAGAATCATTCGTCAGCCAAATGCGCTGGCTCAAGGACAACGGCGTATGCACTCTGAATCAATCGGAGCTGCGTCGATTTCTGGAAGGCGAAACATTGACCAGTCCTTCTGTCATGATCACCTTTGACGATGGTTTTCGTGACCTGTACACCTTCGCAAGGCCGATTCTGAAGGACCTCGGTCTTACGGCTACGGTATTCATCATTAATGACCGTATGCGCCCGAATTCCGAAATTGGATTTGATCGAGAAATCTTAGCACACCAGGCCCATCTGGACTTTTTGCTCACTCAGAATCGAAGTGCCTGGCTTTCCTTGCAGGAACTTAAAGAACTGCTTGAAGAAGGTGTATTTGAACTCGGCAGTCATTCCTTCTCACACAGGATGAAGCCTACCTGTGCCCCGGAACTGGTTGAATTACCAACACATTGGGCGTATGCACTTCAAAGTGGACAGGACGGACCCTACTCGGAACTAAAGCCCGAGCTGGCACACCCTCTCTGGCTGGCGAATGAACAGCGCCAGGAGACCACTCAGGAAATGATTTCCCGGGTGCAAAACAATCTGGAAGAGAGCCGCCGCGAACTGGAAGCTCAGTGCGAAAGACCGGTGACCGCCTTTGCCTGGCCCTGGGGAGAAACACATCCCGCCGCCGAGCAAGCTGTTGAAAAAGCTGGCTTGGACTTACGCTTCACCTTGAAGCGTGGCGCTGTTGATCATAAGACGCCTCCCGGCAGTATTCCGCGGCTGGAAGTAAGAAGACACAAAGGCCTGGGCTGGTTCGCCTCGCGGGTTGCGCTGTATAGCAGGCCCTGGACGGCAACTCTGTATTCGGGCGCGAGGATATAA
- a CDS encoding sensor domain-containing diguanylate cyclase has translation MSWANHFPFTKNAVIGTILNLALLLIAVLLSTVGNAVPASAKSQAPTLYLSKVIGPVSLGPHLEILKDSEKNITIEQVVTGQVSQRFLPLKSDTFFLDDSKANWWIKAALSISEVPEQLPHHWVIDAGWPEFWDWYAVKVFDVYLADSNGNIRLQRAFGKNEFSLFISPFVHQLQFPEPGDYTLFIRVRSDLPVFLPLVTNTVGSYMHSFRKVSMIKALVCGVLLAMAFIHFVLYLCIRDDAYVWYSGFILTLVLYLTVQTGLMREYVPALWSAGLGQYLDPALLTLFSIVFLQFARIYLASRIYAPNHDRLSLIIIWSGVCWLGILPFLNVSLVNTVTLAYPMFCIYSMLIAIVTMRKGFYPARHFIFAFSPYILGGPTVLLAYMGIFEYSSFLFYLLPLVSMISVLLFPYALTRRLGHLRIDQGQIQRKKQATSQRAMTDSLTGLPNARLFQRDLVQFTRRTDQQGESLSLAIFDVDDFKQLNHEHGPMVGDEVLKAMGRIIRVAIRDSDKAYRYGGEEFCLLLPGSTVHEGAAICERIRESLQNLKFASDSERLAKVTISTGIAEYSTAEGPDSLLFRASRAMYRAKADGKDTVVVAV, from the coding sequence ATGAGTTGGGCCAATCATTTTCCCTTTACAAAGAATGCAGTGATCGGGACGATCCTGAACCTTGCGTTACTTCTTATTGCTGTGCTCCTGAGTACAGTGGGCAATGCTGTCCCTGCCTCGGCCAAGAGTCAGGCCCCGACTCTTTATCTGTCCAAAGTCATCGGACCCGTCTCCCTGGGGCCACATCTCGAAATACTTAAAGATTCCGAGAAAAACATAACCATTGAACAGGTTGTCACAGGGCAGGTGTCTCAACGTTTCCTGCCTTTGAAATCAGACACGTTCTTCCTTGATGACTCCAAAGCCAATTGGTGGATCAAGGCCGCTCTGAGTATTTCAGAAGTGCCTGAACAGTTGCCTCATCATTGGGTCATCGATGCTGGCTGGCCTGAATTTTGGGACTGGTATGCCGTCAAGGTCTTTGATGTTTACCTAGCTGATAGCAATGGGAATATTCGGCTACAGCGGGCTTTCGGAAAAAACGAGTTTTCCCTGTTCATCTCCCCATTTGTTCACCAGCTTCAATTCCCAGAACCCGGAGATTACACACTATTTATCCGGGTCAGGAGTGATCTCCCCGTCTTTCTTCCCCTTGTGACGAATACCGTCGGCAGCTACATGCATTCATTCCGCAAGGTCAGCATGATCAAGGCCTTGGTCTGTGGTGTCCTGCTTGCCATGGCGTTCATCCATTTCGTGTTGTACCTCTGCATTCGTGACGACGCCTACGTATGGTATTCAGGATTCATCCTCACCTTGGTGTTATATCTTACTGTCCAGACAGGTTTAATGCGCGAATACGTTCCGGCACTTTGGTCTGCAGGGCTCGGACAGTATCTGGACCCGGCACTTTTGACTCTTTTTAGTATTGTTTTCCTTCAATTTGCACGAATCTATCTGGCTTCACGAATATACGCTCCAAACCACGACAGACTCAGCCTGATCATTATCTGGAGTGGCGTGTGCTGGCTGGGGATTCTGCCATTCCTGAATGTATCCCTTGTCAACACGGTGACGCTTGCGTACCCAATGTTCTGCATTTACTCGATGCTGATCGCAATCGTCACGATGCGTAAGGGATTTTATCCGGCAAGACACTTCATCTTTGCGTTTTCCCCTTATATACTGGGTGGTCCGACAGTCCTTTTGGCCTATATGGGCATTTTTGAATACTCGTCATTCCTGTTCTATCTCTTACCGCTGGTGTCCATGATTTCGGTTCTGCTGTTCCCCTATGCCCTGACTCGTCGCTTGGGGCATCTGCGCATCGATCAGGGACAGATTCAACGCAAGAAGCAGGCAACCAGCCAGCGGGCCATGACCGATAGCCTGACGGGATTGCCCAATGCCAGGCTCTTCCAACGTGATCTCGTACAATTTACCCGAAGGACTGATCAACAAGGAGAGTCACTCTCCCTTGCCATCTTCGATGTGGATGATTTCAAGCAACTCAATCATGAACACGGCCCCATGGTTGGTGACGAAGTGCTCAAAGCCATGGGAAGAATCATTCGAGTTGCCATAAGAGACTCGGATAAAGCCTATCGGTATGGTGGCGAAGAGTTTTGCCTGCTGTTACCGGGAAGTACCGTGCACGAAGGTGCGGCGATCTGTGAACGGATAAGGGAATCCCTACAAAATTTGAAATTTGCCAGCGATAGCGAACGGTTGGCAAAAGTCACCATCAGCACGGGAATTGCCGAGTATTCAACCGCTGAAGGTCCAGACAGCCTCCTGTTCAGAGCAAGTCGAGCAATGTATCGTGCCAAGGCTGATGGCAAGGACACCGTAGTGGTCGCTGTTTGA
- a CDS encoding pseudouridine synthase: MPQKNDSNTFSDTGSGSSAPIRINKALAQAGICSRRAADDLVAQGLVAVNGETVTAAGTKVVPGKDHITVQGKPIALSSPGQDEFNYVLLNKPTQVVTTVSDPQGRRTVLDVLPQNLKKNRLFPVGRLDFFSQGLLLLTNDGEMANRLTHPSWHLPKVYRVTIRGGIAEAKLNIMRKGMVLAEGERLSPVEVTIAKQQAGTVQLEMTLIQGLNRQIRRMCRDLKWTVLRLERVSQGPLSLGRLREGQARELQADELAALRKAVGLETNKK, encoded by the coding sequence ATGCCGCAAAAAAACGACTCCAATACATTCTCTGATACTGGGAGCGGCTCGTCCGCTCCCATTCGCATTAACAAGGCCTTGGCCCAGGCTGGGATTTGCTCCCGGCGTGCTGCCGATGATCTGGTAGCTCAGGGGCTGGTCGCTGTTAACGGTGAAACCGTCACTGCTGCCGGAACAAAGGTTGTTCCTGGCAAGGATCACATCACTGTCCAGGGCAAACCCATTGCTCTGTCCTCCCCGGGGCAGGACGAATTCAACTACGTATTGCTCAATAAGCCGACTCAGGTGGTGACCACGGTCAGCGATCCTCAAGGTCGCCGGACCGTGTTGGATGTGTTGCCCCAAAACCTTAAAAAGAATCGCCTTTTCCCCGTCGGACGATTGGATTTCTTTTCACAGGGACTCCTCCTGCTGACCAATGACGGAGAAATGGCCAATCGGTTGACTCACCCCAGTTGGCATTTGCCCAAGGTCTATCGTGTAACGATTCGAGGGGGAATTGCTGAAGCAAAGCTGAATATCATGCGTAAAGGCATGGTATTGGCCGAAGGCGAACGACTGTCTCCTGTTGAAGTGACCATTGCGAAACAGCAAGCTGGAACAGTGCAACTGGAAATGACATTGATCCAGGGCTTGAATCGTCAGATTCGGCGCATGTGCCGCGATCTCAAGTGGACTGTCCTGCGCCTGGAGCGAGTGTCCCAAGGCCCTCTTTCCCTGGGCCGTCTCCGAGAGGGACAGGCCCGCGAGCTTCAGGCCGACGAATTGGCTGCACTCCGCAAGGCCGTGGGGTTGGAGACGAATAAAAAATAG
- a CDS encoding LolA family protein gives MLFIRIPALILTILICVPAAWASDVATLTASMQARYESLDSFSASFNQVLFNASSSETQQRAGNIAYRQPGLVRWETTTPEPELLVVGKDEVWSHFPHEDAAYKYTVEQVLSSKTVLRFISGKANLRDDFWVTSLGREDGLDKLELIPKEPEPEMVQAYLWLTPEYALLQKVQILDFFGNENTVILKGIVMNPELQDSAFSFTPPPGTDVYDNTHK, from the coding sequence ATGCTGTTCATTCGCATTCCGGCGCTGATTCTGACCATTTTGATTTGTGTTCCCGCTGCATGGGCAAGCGACGTCGCAACTCTGACCGCATCCATGCAGGCCCGATACGAGTCTCTGGATAGTTTTTCGGCATCATTCAACCAGGTACTGTTCAATGCCTCCAGCAGCGAAACTCAACAGCGCGCAGGAAACATTGCCTATCGTCAACCAGGGTTGGTTCGATGGGAGACAACAACGCCGGAGCCCGAACTTTTGGTGGTGGGCAAGGATGAGGTATGGAGCCATTTCCCTCATGAAGATGCAGCTTACAAGTATACAGTGGAACAGGTGCTGTCGTCCAAAACCGTGCTGCGCTTCATTTCGGGCAAAGCCAACCTGCGAGACGATTTCTGGGTCACATCATTGGGACGGGAAGATGGGCTGGATAAGCTTGAGCTCATTCCCAAGGAGCCTGAACCGGAAATGGTCCAGGCCTACCTCTGGCTGACTCCAGAGTATGCCTTATTGCAAAAGGTTCAAATCCTGGATTTTTTTGGAAATGAGAACACAGTAATTCTGAAGGGAATCGTCATGAATCCAGAGCTTCAGGACAGCGCTTTCAGTTTCACGCCGCCGCCAGGAACTGATGTATACGACAACACCCACAAGTAG
- the yedF gene encoding sulfurtransferase-like selenium metabolism protein YedF yields the protein MSDIVLDCKGMPCPQPVLQCKQCIDNDDPAELSVIVDNEAARENVTRFLESKGYQAVCIGGDAQWRIVASGRTGTGSKAVDGQACDCEVMSPAEIQALEQKVTVFIPADVVGKGDDELGGKLLVNFIATLPELGHELWRIVLVNAGVKLSIPGHPCFNGLKTLEDAGATILVCGTCLDHFGLLNDRGLGQTTNMLDVVTSMQLATKVIHV from the coding sequence ATGTCCGATATCGTCTTGGACTGCAAAGGCATGCCCTGCCCGCAGCCTGTCTTACAATGCAAGCAGTGCATTGACAATGATGATCCCGCAGAGTTGTCCGTCATCGTGGACAACGAAGCCGCCCGGGAAAATGTGACCAGATTTTTGGAATCCAAAGGATATCAAGCTGTTTGTATCGGTGGCGATGCTCAATGGCGCATTGTGGCTTCAGGTAGGACTGGTACGGGTTCAAAGGCTGTGGACGGTCAGGCCTGCGATTGTGAAGTCATGAGTCCGGCTGAAATCCAGGCTCTGGAACAAAAGGTGACCGTATTCATCCCGGCTGACGTTGTCGGCAAGGGGGATGATGAATTGGGAGGCAAGTTGTTGGTGAATTTCATCGCCACACTGCCTGAACTTGGTCACGAACTGTGGCGGATCGTTTTGGTCAATGCCGGGGTCAAACTGTCCATCCCCGGACATCCCTGCTTCAATGGCCTGAAAACGTTGGAAGATGCAGGGGCAACAATTCTTGTCTGCGGGACTTGCCTGGACCATTTTGGCCTCTTGAATGACAGAGGGCTCGGGCAGACCACAAACATGTTGGACGTGGTGACATCGATGCAACTTGCCACCAAGGTCATTCACGTCTAG
- a CDS encoding ABC transporter ATP-binding protein — MGSDKKQFSIKSIPLLKRCLSYFSPYKGRIALALISMAIVAGASTFSAYLSQPAWDEIFDKHDQTALVIYPLLFVLTFLGKGLFRYLQNYLMRMCGLKVLERLRNELHEKILRLPMGYFDDTQVGMLQSRIIMDVNMIRNSLPAIVMLIRSCLEVVGYMGVAIYMNPKLASMAIFIFPLAVYPIIFFGKKLRKIGRKNQSKISDISVILNEVFNGARVVKAFANERGENDRFAKENERLVSIAEKEVIFSELSSPIMDFIGAMGIAVVMWYCGGQVMAGDVSQGQFIAFVVAAGLIYAPIKKFNSNNMEIQRALAGAERVFEILDSPDIVEEQGGDIRFEPPFSELKLEHVSFSYPGCQRPALADVSLTVKAGQRIALVGPSGSGKTTLVNLIPRFYLPQEGQIHLNGLPLEDYTLDSLRRNVGIVSQDAFLFDTTVAANIAYGQGATDQERVESCARTAYAHEFVTEMPKGYDTVLGERGVKMSGGQKQRLTIARALFKNPPLLILDEATSALDTEAERKVQAALENLMQNRTSVVIAHRLSTVISADLIVVMQNGRIVNTGTHAELLAKCELYARLHAMQFQDEPQAAGPAC, encoded by the coding sequence GTGGGTTCAGATAAAAAACAGTTCTCCATCAAGAGCATTCCATTGCTCAAGCGCTGCCTCAGCTATTTCAGCCCCTACAAAGGGCGGATTGCTCTGGCACTTATTTCCATGGCCATCGTGGCCGGGGCATCTACATTCTCGGCTTATCTGTCCCAACCAGCCTGGGATGAAATTTTCGACAAGCACGATCAGACAGCACTGGTCATCTATCCCTTACTCTTTGTCTTGACCTTTCTGGGCAAAGGATTGTTCCGTTATCTGCAGAACTACCTGATGCGCATGTGCGGACTGAAAGTGCTTGAACGCCTGCGCAACGAACTCCATGAAAAGATTCTTCGCCTGCCCATGGGTTATTTTGACGACACTCAGGTAGGGATGCTCCAGTCCCGGATCATCATGGATGTCAACATGATCCGCAATAGCCTGCCCGCGATCGTGATGCTGATCCGCAGCTGCCTCGAAGTGGTCGGATACATGGGGGTGGCCATCTACATGAACCCCAAGCTGGCCTCCATGGCGATATTCATCTTTCCGCTGGCTGTGTACCCGATCATTTTCTTCGGCAAAAAGCTCAGAAAGATCGGACGCAAGAATCAGAGCAAGATTTCAGACATCTCGGTCATTCTGAACGAGGTTTTCAACGGCGCTCGCGTGGTCAAAGCCTTTGCCAATGAGCGTGGAGAGAATGACAGGTTCGCCAAGGAAAATGAGCGACTGGTGAGCATCGCTGAGAAAGAAGTCATTTTTTCCGAGCTGTCGTCCCCCATCATGGACTTTATCGGTGCCATGGGGATTGCCGTGGTCATGTGGTACTGCGGGGGACAGGTCATGGCCGGTGATGTCTCTCAGGGGCAATTCATCGCGTTTGTTGTGGCTGCCGGCCTCATTTACGCGCCCATCAAGAAATTCAACAGCAACAACATGGAAATACAACGCGCCCTAGCCGGTGCCGAGCGTGTCTTTGAAATCCTCGATTCCCCGGACATCGTGGAAGAGCAGGGCGGAGACATCAGGTTTGAGCCACCTTTCAGCGAGCTCAAGCTTGAACATGTCAGTTTTTCATACCCTGGCTGTCAGCGGCCAGCGCTTGCCGATGTAAGCCTGACCGTCAAGGCCGGACAGCGAATCGCACTGGTTGGTCCCTCGGGTTCCGGAAAAACAACTCTGGTCAATCTGATTCCCCGTTTCTATCTGCCGCAGGAAGGGCAAATCCATTTGAATGGTCTCCCTCTGGAGGATTACACTCTGGATTCGCTGAGGCGCAACGTGGGTATTGTGTCGCAGGATGCATTCCTTTTCGACACCACGGTTGCAGCCAACATCGCCTATGGACAGGGAGCGACCGATCAGGAACGCGTTGAATCCTGCGCCCGTACAGCCTATGCGCATGAGTTCGTGACCGAAATGCCCAAGGGATACGATACGGTACTGGGCGAACGCGGAGTCAAGATGTCCGGCGGACAAAAACAACGCCTGACCATTGCCCGGGCGCTCTTCAAGAACCCACCACTCCTCATTCTGGATGAGGCCACCAGCGCTCTGGATACGGAAGCTGAACGCAAGGTCCAGGCTGCACTCGAAAACCTGATGCAAAACAGGACCAGCGTGGTCATTGCACATCGCCTGTCCACGGTCATCAGTGCCGACCTGATTGTGGTCATGCAGAACGGCAGGATCGTGAATACCGGCACCCATGCAGAACTCCTGGCCAAATGCGAGCTATACGCCAGACTGCATGCCATGCAGTTTCAGGACGAGCCCCAAGCCGCAGGACCGGCTTGTTAG
- a CDS encoding NAD(P)H-dependent oxidoreductase — MNILVILGHPEQGSLNHAIAEQTVTTLHELGHQVVFHDLCREGFDPGLPGMEISRDAKLPPEIQQHCNELADADGIVIIHPNWWGMPPAILKGWVDRIMRVDVAYRFVGEDGGEGVPEGLLKADRALVFNTSNTATEREQNIFGDPLERIWKDCIFDLCGVREFHRRMFNIVCLSSQQKRESWLSEVRDTVSRIFPSD; from the coding sequence ATGAACATTCTTGTCATTCTGGGCCACCCGGAGCAGGGGAGCCTCAATCATGCCATTGCAGAGCAGACCGTCACCACCCTTCACGAACTTGGGCATCAAGTCGTCTTTCACGATCTGTGCAGAGAAGGATTTGACCCGGGACTTCCGGGTATGGAAATTTCCAGAGATGCCAAGTTGCCCCCAGAGATTCAGCAGCATTGCAATGAACTCGCTGATGCCGATGGTATCGTCATCATTCACCCCAACTGGTGGGGTATGCCTCCTGCAATTCTGAAAGGGTGGGTGGACCGCATCATGCGGGTAGACGTGGCGTATCGCTTTGTTGGCGAAGACGGTGGTGAAGGGGTTCCCGAAGGGCTTCTCAAGGCAGACAGAGCCCTGGTCTTCAATACCAGCAACACAGCCACAGAACGGGAACAGAACATATTTGGCGATCCCCTGGAGCGCATCTGGAAGGATTGCATCTTCGATCTCTGTGGAGTCCGGGAATTTCATCGCCGCATGTTCAATATCGTCTGCCTTTCCTCACAACAGAAGCGCGAATCCTGGCTGTCCGAAGTCAGAGATACAGTCAGCAGGATCTTCCCCTCTGATTAA